One window of the Eschrichtius robustus isolate mEscRob2 chromosome X, mEscRob2.pri, whole genome shotgun sequence genome contains the following:
- the TCEAL8 gene encoding transcription elongation factor A protein-like 8 yields the protein MQKSCEENEGKAQNMPKAEEDRPMEAVPQEAERNPLPSEEGVSQEAEGNLRGGLTQPGQGYKEDTPVRHLDPEEMIRGVDELERLREEIRRVRNKFVMMHWKQRHSRSRPYPVCFRP from the coding sequence ATGCAAAAGTCTtgtgaagaaaatgaaggaaaagcaCAGAACATGCCAAAGGCTGAGGAAGACCGCCCTATGGAAGCTGTACCACAGGAGGCAGAAAGAAATCCTCTACCTTCTGAAGAAGGTGTAAGCCAGGAAGCAGAAGGAAACCTTAGAGGAGGGCTGACTCAGCCTGGTCAGGGATATAAAGAGGACACTCCGGTTAGGCATTTGGACCCAGAAGAAATGATAAGAGGAGTAGATGAGTTGGAAAGGCTTAGGGAAGAGATAAGAAGAGTAAGAAACAAGTTTGTGATGATGCATTGGAAACAAAGACATTCACGCAGCCGTCCTTATCCTGTGTGCTTTAGgccttga